From Lewinellaceae bacterium:
AGTAAAGGCTTTGAGGCCGGGGATTTCCTATCCGATACCGGCAACCCTGGTGAACCCCGGGGCCATCCCGGCGTTTTATGGTATACCTCATTGAATATTTCGGAGAGCGAATGAGCAAAAGAACGGCGATGAAGTTCTCAGTCATTATTCCCACCTATAATGAAGCGCTTTGCATTGGAAAAACAGTACGCCATATTCTGGAATACGGCGGCGGTGCCATTGCAGAAATACTGGTGATCGATGGCGGCAGTACCGATGACACGGCGAAAAAGGCCCGGGAGGCAGGTGCTACGGCCCTGCTCTCCCCCTGTAAAGGACGAGGCGCACAGCTACACTACGGTGCCGAGCAGGCCAAAGAAAACATCCTGTATTTCGTGCACGCCGATACGTTGCCGCCCGAAACCTTCGTAGAGGACATCGAACAGGCACTGGCCAACGGCTGGCTGATGGGCAATTTCCAGTACGATTTCGACTCTTCCCGTTTCCTGTTGCGCATCAATGCCTTTTTTACCCGCTTCCGCTGGTTCTTCACCCAGGGCGGCGACCGGACGTTCTTCATCCGCCGGGAAACTTACTTTGCCATCGGCGGCTATGACCCGGGCCACGTCATCATGGAGGAGTACGAATTTCTGCGCCGTGCCCAAAAGCAGGGGTATGATTTCGCCATGCTGCCCTGCAAATGCACGGTTTCTGCCCGCAAATACGAAAACAACAGCTGGCTGCGGGTGCAGATTGCCAATTTTGTGGTGTACAATTTGTGGTCGTGGGGGCTGGTTGGCCTGCCGGAGTTGAGGGCGATCTATTCGCGGATGTTGCGGTGAGGCGTTCCGTTGAAATCCTAAAATGGCATGTATGGAAACAGCTATCGGTTTTTGAACTATTGTTGTTGCAACTGCTTAGAACAATCAATGCATTAGCTTTATTAACCTCTCTCGCCTACCCTACCCCACCCGCCAGCGCCCGGCTCAACCCTACCGGATCGGTAAAATCCACCTCCACATCACCGGTAGTGTGCAGTTCCCCCTTATAACTGTACTGGAACGAAACCTTCATGCCGCTCGGATTGAGCAGGCCCAGGGAGGTTTCAAAGGCGATGGACTTTATTTCGGGAATGCTTCCGCTCACGGAATTGTTGATCTCCGCCAGCAGCTTCTCGCGAGGCGGAAATTGTGCGTACTGCGCTGTATTTTTTGCCCTTAGATCGCTGGCCAACTGCAGGCGCCCGATATTGGCAATGGCTTTCTTGAGGTTAGCCAGGTTATTCCCGGCAATGGGTTTTCCTTTATAGACGGTAAAAGTTTTGGCGAACGGCTTCACTCCAATAGTGATCTTGATGTTCAGGTAGTTGTTGTCGACGACATCCTGCAAGGCAGCCTTCAGGTCCTCGCGGAAGGCGCTGTCCGGAGCATTCCTGGCCACGGAAGCGATCTTGTTGACCCGGTTGATGAAGGGCCGGGCTTCTTTTTTGGCTTTACTCCTGCCAGGTTTTTTCCATCCCTCGGTATTGTCGTCGATGGCAGAATTAATGGTATTGACAATGCTGCGGCACAGCGGGGGCAAACTCTGGCGAAGGCCATTGACGCTGATCTCCGCGTCTTCAAATTCCGCAATGGCCTCCTGCATGCCCTTGTACGCCTGGTCTACGCTGCTTTCAGCAATAGCTGCCGCCGCCGCTTCAATGTCTTTTTTGAAGCGAGCGTTCAGTTCCTGGCCGGGATAGAGCGATGCCCGGGCGGCAAACAGCTTGCCGCCCCTGCCAGGCATCGTTACACTTACATCCCCCCTCAGCCCGTGAAAAGCCCAGCCGAACCCAATCGTCAGCCCCTGCCCGTCAATTTGCAGGAGGGCGGAATAGGTATTGGCGCCGCCGTCGTGGCCCCAGCGGACTGTGCCTTCCATCCGGAACCGCTCTTTCCCGATTTCGAAGAGGCCGCCGATTGAAAAATGTTCTCCCAGAGAAAGTACGATTTGAGCCGCAAACCGATTGGCGTCCACCGCGATCATTCCGTCCGTCCGGATGAGGTTTTTTTCCTTCCAGAGGAGCTGGATGGCCCCATCCACCCTTACACTTTGTCCTTTCCGGGAGTCATGGGTGGCCAGCACCTTGCCGCCCACCCTCAAGATAAGCGCACCGGCGATGGAACCGGAGAGCAGGAAACCCGTCTCGAAGTTGCCGGAAGCGCTTCCATCGGATTGGCCCTGGCCGGTAAGCGCCATGCCAAACTGCGCCCGCAGCCCGGCAATGCCTCCAATATTTACTCCTCCCCCCATGAGGATGATAAAGCCTTTGTCGAGAGCAATGGTGGATTTCCCCTGCGGCAGGCTGGTCAATACTTCATTGCTCAAAGCCCCGGCGAGTTTTGGGTTTTCCTGAATGGCCGGCAATACCTCCTCCTCAAACTCCCACTGCGTGGTGAGGCACCAGTTGGCGCTGATCTGCAGCAGCGGCCCGAAATCCAGAGCGATGTCGCCAATCCGAATCCAACGATGCTCGCCGACCTTCAGCGGTACTGCCTGTATGACATAACCTGGGTTGCCGGTTTTGAAAAAATCCATGACTCCGCCCACCAGCTTTCCAGTATCCAGGCTTACCGTTTGCATATTTAGGGCCAATTCCTTTCCGCCCAGAAAATCCGGCATTCGGAAACGCTGAACGCCGATGCCCAGGCGGGTATTGAGCACCCGGTTGAATTCATTTTCGGAAAACAGATAGGCCTTGTCGGTCAGAAAAGAGAACAAGCCGGCGAATACGCCCAGATAATTTTCCAGGCCCCAGTCCGGATCGGGGTTTTCCCAGCGGGTCTGCATTTCCGTCCCCAAAACATCCCGGTAATCCAGTTCGATGGCGTCAAAGAACAAGGGGATGGGCCCCGGCAGGCCCGCCGGCAGCAAAAAACGGGCATTGCTGAGCAGGAACCGGTTGCGGATGCTTTTCTTGCCCAGGGGAATGGAAATAGCCAGTTCGAGCAGATTGAAGCGGTCGATATGCCCGTCAAATTCGATGGTGATCATGGAGCCGCTGGCCTTCTGGCCCAGGTGGAAACCCCGGATGGACAGCCCCAGCCATTCCAGCCCTAACGGGATAAGCACCTTTATCGGCTGGGGCGGCTTTTCGCCGGCCTGTTCCGTTTGGTTCAGAATGCGCAGACCGCAGCTCGCGCCGCCGAACGTATCCACCTCCATCTCCAGGATCAGGCTGCGGGGGATTTCTACTTTGAAGTATTCCCGAAGGTTGTCCGGTAGAGACCGAATGGCCGTCGCAATTGCATCCAGGATCACCTCCAGGACGGCCTCCACCTCGGGAGGCGCTTTTTCCAGGGCATCTCCCAGGATCAGGTTTAACTGTTCCTTGAAGCTGCCATCCTCGAAATTGATATCCACCAGAGGGATGCCGTCGGGGAAAAGGGATAAGAGGACATCGGGCACGCCCGAAAGGGCCAGCAGGCGCTTGATTGGAGTAAGTGGTATCCGGGTTTGCCCGATCCGCTCGAAGCCTCCGCTGGCTATCCACCGGGTTTTGCCGTATTCGAATTCCGGGACGCGAAGATCGAAACGGCCAGCCTCGCCCAGATCCCAGTGTGTCCAGTAAGCGCCGGGGTCTTCCTCTTTTTCCCGGTACTCCAACGGCGCCAGAGGCGAACTGGTGGTTTTCAGGCCTAGTTTGTTGCCCAATTCCAATTGGAGGCCAAATTTCGGGTTGAACAGGATATGTTTTGGCTGGTTGCCCTCCTTTCCAAAGAGGAAATTCAGCTCCCGGGGAAGCCCTACGGTGAGTTTTTCCGTAAGCCGGGGCTTTTTGCTCAGGTTCAGCTCGATGGCGTCGACGGTTAGGGAAGGCTGGCCCAGGCTCAGGGCTGCTCCTTTTGCCGGCCGGATTTCCAGGGGCGGAATCTGAGGTTGCAGGGTAGAAGGCACCTTAAAACCCAGCAGCGTATCTTTGCCATCGGCCCGGAAGTACCCTTCCAGTTCTTCCGGCGGGAGGTATTTTTCCAGCAGTTTGGGGATATGCAGAATTTGCATCCGCGCCCTGGCGCTCAGCACCCAGGCGGCTTCCTTTTTATCCGAACGCGCATATTCCAGGCCGAAGCCGTCGAGGCCCAGCTTCAGTTCGGGCGCCTGGGGGAAGGCGCCGCCCAGGTTCAACGGCATATTGGGGATTTCGGGCGCCTGAGCGGAAATTTTTAGCTTATGGCCGCCCGCGCCCGTTTCCAGCGCCAGCGTGCCTTTTGCGTCCAGCCAGGCCTTGCCATCCGGGCCGGATTGAGTAATCTCTGTCTGGCCGCCCAGGCCCCAGCGGACGCTTTTTTTGCCATCCGTTTCCACCCGCTCGGCAAATACCGAAAGCTGGCGAACCGCCGCCTTGCCCTCATCCCCCAGGCGTACCAATACGATCTCCTCCTCGTAGCTCAAACTGAAATGATCGTTTCCCAGGCTAACGGCCAGTTCCTTTTCCACATCGCAAATCCGGATTTTCGCCCGGCTGTCGGCTGCCCAGGCTCCGGCTTGCGCATCATAGTTCACCGTGAGGTAATCGAACTGGAGTGCTGTTTTTTCAGCAATCTCCGTTTTTCCGTGCAGGGTTATCGAAGCGCTTTCCAGGGAAGCGCCGGCGAGGCGGACGGTAGCGCCGACGATCTCTACCTGCTGATCCGTGTTGTCGAGCAGGGCTACCCGCTGGGCGGAGCGGAGTTCCAGGCTAAAGTCTCTGGCGGGCAGGTTGCCGCTGAGGGAAAACGACCGGAGTGGAAAGTTGCTGATCGTATCCGGCAGGGGTATGTTCCAGGCGATGGCCAGTTGTTGAAAATCGATTTCCAGGCTGCCGCTGAGGCTGAGGCTGCCGCCGGATGACAAACGGAGCGCTCCTTCGACAATACGCACATCCGGCAATTCGGGGATGGGCAAGCCGGCCAGGCGTTGAAGGCAATCATTCAGAGACAGGTTGGAAACATCCCCGAATACCTCCGGGTCCTTTTGAAGCAGGGCGCCGAGCGTAATTTCCGTATCGCCCAAAGCCAGATCGGCCTGAACCATGGCCGAAACCGATCCGGATTGGCCCGCCAGGTATAAAGTGGATACGGCTTCGGCGGCGGGAAAATGCGTCAGGAACTCCGGTGGCGTTTGGGCGGAAACCAGGCATTCCAGCATAAAAGCTCCGCTTTCCATTTCGGCCTCGCCCCGGGCCTGTTCGACCAGCAGTTGGGGAAGCCCCGTTGCCGGCAGGAGGCCCTGGAGCAACCGTGCTACCGGCAAGGGTTGGCCTGCTTCCAGGCTCATGCGCAGGCGAGTGTCCGGCAGGCTCATCTGCGCGTTGAGCGCCACCTCTCCGATGCGCACCTGGCCGTCGAGCGAAGCCGAAAGGAACGGGGACGCAGGCAGGCCACTGACGAGCAAGTTGAGGTTTTGAACCTCGAAGCTAAGGCCGGAAGCGCCAAACCCAACCTGCTTGTTGAAACCCAGGCCAATATCCAGGGATTGGACTTCTACCCCATTCATCGAATGGAGGCACTGGAAACGGTTCAGGCGGAGAGGCCCCTCCGGCTGGAATTTTTCCGGTAAAAAAGAGGCGTTGAATTCGGGAAAGAGTTCCTGCAAAAGGCTAGCGATGCTTTGGCTGGCCGCCAGGGCTTTGCTGAAGGCCAGGCGGCCCTGTTCGATGTCTTCATTGAGAAGGGCGGTGAGTTCGGCAAGGTTCATTGAAAATGGGATTAATGATATTTGTTCTACGCTGATTGGGATGGAGATTTTTTATGATGTGCGATGTGCGATTTTTTATATTTGATTTTTTGCACCTATCTGGACAGCCAACCACAAGCGGCACTGGCGGAGAAGTCCGCGCCCTGTAAATCAAACGTCGCACATCAAACATCAAAAACAAGCCATGCCAAATAGGGCTCAAACCAATGCGCCAGGCTGGTTCTTCCAGGTCTGCCCACTCTTTTTAAAAAAGCGGTATCCGGGGAACCAGGTGCTTACCCGGCGGCCGGGTGGGATGAGCTGTACCGGCACATCCTGAATGGCTTGTTTAAATAGGCCAGGCGAGACAATTCCCAAATCGGCAAACAGTTTGCGGTCCTGCTCCTTTCTTCTGTTGTAAATGATCTCAATCTCTTCTTCCCTGGCATCCCGCAGGATATTTACCAACTGGGGGACATTGCCCTCTTCCTGGATCAAGGCTCTCAACAGTTTGAGGATATGGAACTTCTCAACTCCTGAAAAGGAATCGAGGTCAAAATTTCTCAGGGCATCGCCGTCGAATTTTTCGATGGGCGCCAGGGGCAGGCGGTTTAGTTTCGCAATTCTATGCTTGAAGACTGATAAAATCTCATGCAGGAACCGCTTTCCATAAAGGGCAGTAGCCTTTGCGCCTATTAGTTTTTCGGCCTGTGCCTTGTCGAAACAAGCCGCCAGGAGCGCCTTGTAGGCGTTGGGGTCCTTATCAATTGTCTTTTCGAGTTCGCCGAGATCGATCCGCAATTTCTCCGGGAGCAACAAAGCCCGCACCTGTTCCGCAAGATGCTGTTCCTCATTATTCATTAATCTTGCAACCTCATCAATCTGATCTTTAGGCCAATGCTGCCGGCAGTGATTTTCCATGCTTTCGTAATCCGCTCCGAACACCTGAACCAGGCCGTCTTTCACAGACCAGTCGATCAACCGGCCGACGATATGATCTTTCAACTTTTGCCCGTCACAATATTTGTTTCGTTCTGATTCCGTTATCCTCAATCGCCCCCCGGCTGTCTGCTCCCGGGCAATAAACCGCCACCTTTGGATGTATTGCTTCATGCTGCAAAGCAATACTTCGTTCTTTGCCCGGGCGGCCATCGCCCAGTATTCGACGGCGGGCACCTGGTGGGTTGGCGGGTCAAGCCTTACGGGATAATAAATGTAATTAATTGCATGAAATGGGTGGTTCAAACCAGCGGATGGGTTGTTTAGCACAAATACGGGGAACCGGGTTTCCTGCTCCAGCGCGTCAAAAAACCGCCGCGCCTCCGGGACAAAGATGGTCGTATCGAAGAAAAAGCCGCCTTCCAGGTAAAGGGTGAATAATTCGGTCAGGTCTTTCATGGCGGAATAGGCCCTATAAAAATGGAGGCTTTCCAGGACTCTGGGCAGATCAGCGGCCAAATCCGGCTGGCCCTCCCGAAGGTCAACTACTTCCGTGCTGCCCGGATTACAGGCAG
This genomic window contains:
- a CDS encoding TIGR04283 family arsenosugar biosynthesis glycosyltransferase codes for the protein MVYLIEYFGERMSKRTAMKFSVIIPTYNEALCIGKTVRHILEYGGGAIAEILVIDGGSTDDTAKKAREAGATALLSPCKGRGAQLHYGAEQAKENILYFVHADTLPPETFVEDIEQALANGWLMGNFQYDFDSSRFLLRINAFFTRFRWFFTQGGDRTFFIRRETYFAIGGYDPGHVIMEEYEFLRRAQKQGYDFAMLPCKCTVSARKYENNSWLRVQIANFVVYNLWSWGLVGLPELRAIYSRMLR